A window of Chryseobacterium shandongense genomic DNA:
AAATCAAAAATGAATACGGAACAGACTGGGAAGAGATGATTGATGATGAAAAAGGAAATTATGATTATCTTATGTTTAATGATGTGGAACATAGAAACCCTTTTGTCCGGGAAGAACTCAACAACTGGGCAAAATGGTATTTTGATCAGACAGATTTTGATGGGGTAAGACTGGATGCCTTAAAACATATTTCATTTGATTTTTATAAAGAATGGCTTACGCTGCTGCGTTCTAACTCCGGTAAAAATATTTTTGCAGTAGGAGAGTACTGGGCTCCCGGATATCTTAGCCTTCTTCAGAAATATATTGACGTTACGGAAGGTTGTATGAGCCTTTTCGACAGCTCTTTACAGAATAATTTTCATACCGCTTCCAATGAAGGGAATTCTTATGATCTTCGCAGAATTTTCGATGAAACGCTTACCCAGGCAGATCCGCTGCATTCAGTGAGCCTGGTTGATAATCACGATACGCAGCATTTACAGGATCTTGAAGCTCCGGTAGAACAATGGTTTAAGCCGTTGGCGTATGCATTGATCTTACTTCGACAGGATGGTTATCCTTGCGTATTTTACCCGGATTTGTATGGAGCACACTACGTTGATAAAGACCGTGAAGGAAATGATCAGGAAATATTTTTAGATAAAGTAGATGGCATTGAAGAAATGCTGAAGGTGCGAAAAAATCATGCATACGGAGAACAGCGCGATTATTTTGAAGATGCCAATTGTCTGGGATGGGTTCGTGAAGGAGATGAAGAGCATTCCGGATGCGCGGTAGTGCTCAGCAATAAAGATGCGTATGAAAAGCCTATGGAAATGGGAGAAAGATACATTGGTAAAACTTTTCATGATGCCTTGGGTAGGTTTGAAGATAAAGTAACGATCGATGAAAACGGCTGGGGAAATTTTCCCGTTCCTGCAGGAAATGTAAGTGTCTGGATTGAAGAGGAGTTAATTTAAAACCAACAATAATTAAATAATAATCATCCGTAAGTTTTGTCACCTTCAGGAATGTATAGATTATCATCTCCTTGAATGGCAAAACTTGCGGATATTTTTAGGATAAATAATTCCTCATAAATTATACTTTTCTCAGTTTAAGAATTTCCGGCCTTTCTGAATCTTCTGAGATGGCTCCGGTTCTGGCAAATTCTGCCCATAAGGCACGAAGTTTTTTCCCATTTTCCTGAATATACTCCCACGGAACATCTTTCAAAAGCTCTGCCGATTTCCAGGCTTCTTTATTTTCGAATATCAGCGGCAGATCAACACAATGTGATGCCCCGATGTAATTATTTTGTAAGGTAGATTGAATAACAAACTGATAGATATTACCACCACCAGCCGCAAAATTTTCTGCAAATATCCGTGCAGGTTTTTCATAAATCGACTCTGTCGTTTTTCTCACTATTTTATTAAGGATTTTATGAGGAAGATAAGTGTAAATTCCCTCTTTTGCCGTTTTAACGTAAAAGGCCGTCTCATCCTGATTTGAGCCGATTAAAACATCATACGTACCAGCGTTTTTTTTCCATTTTGCAATACTTTCTTCTTCCCTGCACAACGGAGGATATCCATATTGGGTACAGAATGGCATTGACGTTTTTAAACCATATTTTCTGAAAGAAGGTAAAAAATTCACATAGCTTTCAATCATCTTTAAAGGATCCGGCTCATCTTTCAAAAGATCAGTTTTCCTGTAAAATTCAGATGACATCTTTTGCCTGTTGATTCTGAAGCCCAGCGGAGCGCTATGGATAATCGCACGGCGAAACAAATTGTCGGTCCCTTCCGAGATCATGAGATGGGCAATGGCATCGCCTCCGGAAGACTGCCCGAACAGCGTAATATTTTCAGAATCTCCACCAAAGTCGTTAATGTACTTTTTAATCCATTCCAAAGCAGCAATCATATCATACAACCCCAAATTAGCAGGTCTTTCTTCATTACCGCCTAAAAATCCGAAAAGTCCCAACCTGTAAGAAATAGAAACGACAATAATATTTTGTTCCTTTACCCAAATGGAAGGATCAGAAGTTGGCAGGTCACCGCATCCGATTTCATAAGAACCGCCATGGATCCAAACGATAACGGGCAATTTTTCATCTTCATTAAAATTTTCCGGACGCGTAATGGTAAGGAATTGCGGCGATTCATCCGGTTCAAATTGTTCTACATCTGTTTTCTGAATTAGCCTGTCCAGCAGCGGACTTACATTTTGCGGACATACAGGAGTTTTTTCCGGAATCTTGTGGTTTTCCGTATATTCTAGGGATTCTGGTTTTTTAAATCTTTGAGAACGGGCATAGCGAATACTTTTCGCTTTGATAACGCCGTTTTCCTTTAATGCTGAAATTTTTCCGAAAGAAGTATGAAAGGTATAGATTCCCTTATGCTGCTGTATTGTCATTCAACAAAATTATGTTTCACATTAAATGTAGCAATTTATTTTTTTTGAACCAAAAAGTTTTAGTTAAGAGGAATTTTTACATTGTATTACAATGGCATTATCATTTTTCAATATCAAGAACTCGCATAGCTAATGATTAATAATGATCGTAAAGCCAAGGCAGACTCTGCGACAGGTAATGCTGGAATTATATAATGTTCTCACTTATACTAGAATCGATAGCCAACAGACAATCCAGTTCTGAAACCGATCCATGGGCCGTCTATAATGACGCGGGCTCCGTTCGTATTGGTTTCTACCGTATAATTGACGTAAGGAATATCAAGATTTTCAATTTCTCTTTTAAGCTCTGCCTGCATATCCGGAGTAAGAGGGATATCACTGGTCAGCGTGAAGTCTCCTTTTCCTGCTCCGTAATGAGCTCCTGCAATCCAGAAATCAAGTACGAGATTGCGGCTTGCAGTAAGGAAAAACTGGGCACCAACCATTACCCCGCCGCTGTTTCCGTTGGCATTTCCGAAGCCTTTGAGAGGAATCTGAAAAGTTGTACCACTAAAGGTATAATCGTAATAAAAATCAAAGGTATTGGAGGTGATTTTTGAATAGCGGTAATAAGGGGCAATATAGAATCCTTTTCCATATCCCGCACCGAGATAAAATCGCGGCTCAATAGTAAAGTTAAAAGATTTTGCTTCCAGGTTTTGAAACCTTTTTTCATCTTCATCGCTTAAAAAAGAATTGATAAACGGAACTTTTCCTTCAGGCATGGCACCAAAACCCATATTTACCGAAAGCCAGCGGTTGATGGATCTTTCATAAGTAAGGTTTATATTTCTGAACGCATACGCCGTTACATTTGTTTTAATGATATTCATTTTTTCTGAAGGAGAAGTAGTAATTTCCTGTGCATGCAGTCCGGAAAGAACTAAAAAAGCGTTAATGAGGGTAAATTTTTTCATGATTTCATTAATTATAATTTGATGTATTCATGTAAAAGCAAAAAACGGGCAAAATTTTTATTGAAAATATACTTTATTATTAAAAATTATGGTTTTGTGTTCAGTATGTTTACACAAAACATATGAAAAAAGCCCACACAAAATTTCTGTGCGGACTGGCTATAAATATTTGTATGGATTATTCAGTTTATTTTTTAATAAATTTCGAAGTTTCCCGATGCTTATTATCTTTCCCTGAAATTTCAATGAAGTAAGAACCGGAAGTAAGATCCGAAACCTGAACTTGTCCGGATTTTATGTCGGAAGTTTTCACGAGTCTGCCATCAGGCGTATAGATTTTCGCTGTTGTATATTTTTCTTTTACTCCTTTAAATCCAATAAATTCCTGAGCCGGGTTAGGATAGATTTTCAGTTTATCCTGCATCATTATTTCTTCCGTAGCCAAATTTGCCGTATCTAATGCCTGTGCGGCATTGGTCGTTTGGTTGTTGATTCCCGCCAACGGAACATTGATTACCGTTTGAATCGTTGTTAGCAAAGGAAATTTATAAGTACTGTTATAATATGAATACGAAGTGTTGATAATAGAACCAATAGGAAATAAAAAGCTCGTATCGGTAGGCAGGTGCAGATTAAAATTCTGAACGGATTTTATTCTCAGAACATTGGTATAGGAAGAAGAACCTAAGATAAGGGTTCCTGAAGCATCTGCAGAAACTGTGATCGTACCTTTACACAATCCGTTTGCAGCCGTTGAACTGAATGTTCCCTGTGCCTGATCGGTCTCCGAATAGCCGAAAGCTGCAGGATATGAAATGAAAGTTCCGTTGTTTGACGAGAGATTAAGGGTGGCATCTGGAGTAACCAATCCTGTAATTTCCAACTTGGAAGGAGATTGTTTGTAATAGACCGTATTTCCGGGTGCTGTCATTTTTAAAGTAGATCCCGGAAAAGTGGTGATTTCTGTTGATGTTGGAGTGGAGTAGCTGGTAACTGAAGCTGCACCCAGTACCAAAGAAGCATTGTTGAAGGTTACTCCGCTTCCTGTTGCAGAATTATCCGGTGTTCCGGCTACGGATAAATAACTTGCGGTTTCCCCGGTTACAGGATCATTAAACGCTTTTGTAATGGTAGTTTGTGCAGAAAAAATACCTGAAGCAATCAATAAGAAGAATAAAGCTTGTCGCATATGTAAATTTTTACGAATATACTTAAAAACAGATATTCAAAAATCACTTATTTACGGGTAACTTATTTTTAATGAATGATTTGAAGCAAAAAAAGATAATACTTTATGAATGCTTGATTGCATTTGCGCAATGAATAGTAATCATTCTCGCAGCTGCAAAGAATTTTGATAACTCCTATTCTGTCCTTAAGATTTTCTCCATCTTTTTGCCTTTTGCCAGCTCGTCAATGAGTTTGTCGAGATAACGGATGTTGCGCATCAGCTCGTCTTCGATTTCTTCCACGCGATAACCGCAGATAACACCTTTAATGAGTGATACTTTGGGGTTAATTTGTGGAGCTTCGGCAAAGAAAGTTCTGAAGTCTGTTTTGTTTTCAAGGATTTTAAGGAGACTTCTTTCATCGTAGCCTGTAAGCCAGAAAATGATGGCATGTACCTCTTCTTGGGTTCTGCCTTTCTTTTCCGCTTTTGCAATATAATGAGGATAAACTCCGGCGAAAGGCATATTGAAAATCCTTTCATAGTTTTTATTTTCCATATTTTTTGTATAGAACATTAATAGAAATTAATTGATAATCTCTGCATCAGGATTTTCTCTTAATGCAGCAATTCTTTCTTTCCAGTTTTGGAGCTCTGCGTCAGTAAGCCTGATCCATTCGGTTACTTCGCCGACAATTTTCAGAGGAGCTGTGCTGCGATAGGAACGCGTAGGGTTTCCCGGGAATTTTTTATCGGTTACGTTTGGGTCATTTTCAAATGCTCCGGTGGGTTCAACGATGTAAATCCTTTCCCTTCCTTTTCCTTTTGCCAGCGCTGCGGCAAGGCCGGCCCCATTCTGTAAAGCTGTGAAATAGATATGGTTCATCATGATCTCCGGATAATAATTTGATTCAAATCCGGCAGTGAGAAGGCTGCCGATTTTCAGGTCAGCTTTTGTTCCGTGGTAAAAAGGACCATGATCAGTAATGTATTGCTCTTTTTTGTCTTCCATTGTGATTTGTTTGAATTTTGAGTAACCTGTAAACTTATGAATTTGTTTTTATATTGAAAAATAAGCTGGGCGTAGATCAAATGAATATTGTTATTTAGTTTGGAAATTTAATAGGCCTTAGTACCTATATATTGGTAGTTGATATTTCCTTCAAATAAATTCGAAACGATATTTCCTATTCTGTATCTCAGCCGCGTATGAAAATCACCGCTCAGGCGAGGCTCAAAGACTGTAGCAATTTCACCAGGCTTTAAAACAAAAAAATGAATCCCTGTTCCACAACCATAATAGCGGTACGGATAAATTTTCTGCCATTTATTTTCTTTATCGAGCGCTTCCAGTTCTAAAACTACATTATTTCCGAAACCTATGATACTTTCTTTATTTCCAAAGTTATGAATGGTAACTGGAAAGCCATCATAATAGGTTGAAATATACGGAATGGGATGTGTGATTTGTTTTCCGTAATAAAGACTGTCCATTTTCGCGTTATATTCTTCTGGAGAAATTTTCAGGGTGTCCAGATCTGTCTTTTTTAAAGGTGTTCTTTGGGTTGTGTCAACAAAAATACTTATATTCTCATATTTCCTTGTCATAAATTCCCTGTTCAGATCTTTATAATTTTTACTCTTGTAATTGTTTTCAAGGATTTTGCTGTATCTATCCGAATCAGCATACTCCAGCGATATTTCCTTTTGGAAATTACCGATATACTGTACCGGTTTTAAATAGAATAAATTGATATCTTCCGTTCGCTGGAGAGAATCAATTGTTAAGGTTTTTGGAAAAATGTATTTAGGATTATAAGGTTCCTGTGAAAATAAAGCTATAGAAAAACACAATAAGATCAGTCTGATAAAGTATTTCATAATTATTGTTTGTCTAATATAAGTAATTACAAAATTGTATTTCTTGCTAAAGATTAAATTTTAGAAATGTTTTTAGGTATGATGAATCCTTCAAGTATCCAATAAAATTTAAATTAAAGATTCCCCGTTCAGGTGCGTGGTAAGCACTTCGCTCATATAATCAAAGAAAGGGCGCATAGCCAGAAAGGTGAGTACCGCTTCATTCTGAAACGCTTCTGATACAACTTCCTGATCGGTAAATTTTCTCATCACCACATACTGTTTTTTCCGGATGAGGTCTATGGAAGGGTGGTCTTTATCAAAACCTCTGGGTGCTGTTTTTACGGCTTCACCCTGAATTTCTTTAAAATAATTGATGAAGGTTTTGTCTGAAATGATCTTATCTATTTCCTGTGTACTGATTTCAAATTCTTTGCGGATGCGCAACAGATCTTTGGCATCCGGTGCCCAGAATCCGCCACCTACAAAGCTGTTTCCGGGTTCCAGGTGAATGTAATATCCGCCTCTCAGCATGGGTTTAACACGGGAATACCCGGCGCCGAAATTGGTTTTGTACGGCGTCTGATCTTTTGAAAACCGTACATCTCTGTAAATCCTGAAAATATGAACTCCTTTTATATGGTCGTTTTTCTGAAGTTCAGCATACACCTTATTGAAAAACACTTTGTTTTCTTTGACTGCTGATTCATATTCTGCTTTGTGGGATGCAAACCATTCGCGATTGTTGTTTTTTTCAAGCTGTTTCAGGAATTCAAAGGTTTTTTTCATGATGTCTATTTTAAACAAAATTACAATATTGTTCCTGTTAAAGTATTATTAATAGTGATTGTTGTATGAGGCAGCAGCGCAGATGGTGAGTAGGGTGATGAATATTAATGTTTTAAATTCCAATGTACAGAACTTTAAAAAAAAAAGAAAGCTGAAGTGAATACTTCAGCCTGCATTAAATAGTAATACTTAATTTATTATACGATTTTTAATGACTGGATCAATCCGTCTTCAAATTCATAATAATACGTTAGTATCGCCGGACTTCCCGGAAAATTGCCGGCAACTTCCGCTTTCAAGGTATGTTCTGCTTCAGAATATTCTAACGGTTCCATCATTGCCTGATATTCTTTATTGGCTTTGTCTATCCAGTTTTCTATTTCGGTTTTTCCGTTGTGCGTTTTTCCTTCATCAAACACTACGGCTGTTTCGGTAAAACAATTGGCGTATGCGGTACTGTCGAAATTGTTTTGCGCCTGTACTAATTCTGTTATTACATTGGGTAAATTCATTGTATTAAAATTTTAAATTGATTAAATGGTGGGTACGGTTCCGCCGTCGATGACATAATTGGTTCCTGTTAAATAACGGGCTCTCGGTGAAACAAGAAAACCAACGAATTCCGCTACTTCTTCCGGTTCGGCCGGTCTGCCGTAAGGAATTCCGCCCAATGCATCCATGACGCCCTGCTGAGCTTCTTCCACGGTACTGTTTGCATTTCTTGCAATTTCTCCCAGCCAGGCTACCGATGCCGATGTATTGATCCATCCCGGGGAAACGGTTAACACACGAACTCCTTTTGGGGTCACCTCATTGGACAAACTTTTGCTGTAATTGATCAATCCTGCTTTGGCAGCGGCATAAGGCAGCGTGGAATCATAGAGCGGCAATTTTCCCTGAATCGAAGCGATATGGATGATTACACCGTTTTTCCGATCAATCATTTGGGGTAGAAATCCTCTGTCCAGGCGAACCGGAGCAAGCAGATTGGCCTTAAGGGTTGATTCCCAGTTTTCATCTGTTAACGCGGCAAAACCTCCGGCAGGTGTTTCGGAAGATCCGAGGTTGTTTACCAGAATGTCAAGCCTTCCGTAAGTTGACAATACTTCGTCGACTACTTTTTGTGAGCCTTCAGCCTTGCTTAAATCCGCCGCAATAAAATGCAGGCTGTCATTTTCTTTTTCAGGAGCATTCCTTGCGGTAATAATAACTGTTGCTCCTGCCTGCAAAAGCCTTTCTGCGATAGCTCTTCCTGCTCCTTTTGTGCCTCCTGTTACCAGGGCAATTTTGCCCGATAGTTCATTGTTGAAATTAAATTGCTGTTCCATTTTGTCTGTTTTGTTTAGGCAAAGTTGGGACTTATGTACGCGCCTCACAAGTACGGAATTACGATTCGGATAGGGAACAATTTTTCCCCTATTGCACAATTTGGAACATAGGTTTACATTTGCTTTATGTATGAAAGGAAAATTTTACCCAACCTGAACTGCGGTTTGGATCTGATTGGCGAAGTGCTGTACGGCAAATGGAAAATCCGTTTGCTGTGGTTTATCAGTCAGGGACATCAGCGGCCCAGCGAGCTGCAACGGAAAATTCCCGATGCCACGAGAAGAGTATTGAATATCCAGCTGAAAGAACTGGAAGATCATGAATTGATTACCAAAAAAATCTATCCCGTCGTTCCGCCGAAAGTGGAGTACAGCTTAACGGATTTCGGGCAGACCTTAATTCCCGTGATTGCAACGTTGGGAAATTGGGGTGACACCCACGAAGATCATTTGCGCTCGGTTATTTTGAAGCGCCTGAATGTTGAGGATTAATAGTTTTAGTGGGGTAGGGTTTGAGTGAAACTTGTGTATGTAGGCACGAGCGCAACGCTTAGATCTGTGGAAGTCAGTTCTTCTTTATCAGTTTTTTTAATCTATTTAAAATTCCTTTGGGTTTTTGGTTGCCATCATGCTTTTTTTTCCAGTTAACATCAAACCTTCCGTTTATTTCTGCTTTCAAATTTTCCGGAGGTATTGAAACCAGCACATGAAATGGAGGAACTCCCTGATGCATCAATTCGGCTTCATGTCTGAGCCGCCTGCTGCAAAATAAATTTATTACGGTTACATCAGGTCTGGCTTCATAAATTGTCATATCAATCCACACAGGTACTTTATTGTCATGATGAAAAAGATCAACGATCTGCCAGGCTGTTAAAAGTTTTCCTTCATATTGATTCCATTTTTTTAAGATTAGGATTTCTTCTTCACTTAAATGTCCATCAACTGTTCGGGAGTTTGGGGTTACTAAATATCGGCAGTTTTCATGAAGATCATTATAGCAAAGTGTTTTTGTCAATTCAAATAAAAGCTTTGTTGCTTCATGGAGGTGATGTTTGAATTTAAGTTTATCCATAATTCATATTTTCGGCTTTGTTAGCGATAATGATGTAGCAATCTTTTTGGTAAAGTTACTAGATTTATGTTGTTTCACAGGTTACAAATCCATGAGATCGTGATTAAATGCAATGTAAGGAGGTTACAAACACTCCTGTTTTACCCTTCCGGAGATCTACGGAAGTCTCCCACAATTTGCGGGAAACCTCCGGAGGAGTACGGAAGTCCCGTGCATCTTGCAGGAAAGCTCTGGAGAACGGCGGAAGTCCCGCGCAACTCTGCGGGAAACCAACTGCAATTGCAGGAAGTCTCCCGCAGCTTGCAGGAAACAAAATGCAGTTGCAGGAAGTTACAAACAGGTGTGTTGATGACTAAATGCAATTGCAGGAAGTCTCCTGCAACTTGCGGGAAACCAAATGCAGTTTTCCATAGGCTATTTGGAAACCGTAATGGTAAGCTTGTTTTTCTTTTGCTGGATGTGTACCGTTTTGCCTTCCCCGAAACCCAGTTCATCAAGCCATTTCCCTCTAAGCCGGATTTCCGGGACGGTGATGAGGTGATGGCTGCTTTGCTGGTAACGTCTGTGGA
This region includes:
- a CDS encoding DUF2200 domain-containing protein, translating into MENKNYERIFNMPFAGVYPHYIAKAEKKGRTQEEVHAIIFWLTGYDERSLLKILENKTDFRTFFAEAPQINPKVSLIKGVICGYRVEEIEDELMRNIRYLDKLIDELAKGKKMEKILRTE
- the arr gene encoding NAD(+)--rifampin ADP-ribosyltransferase translates to MEDKKEQYITDHGPFYHGTKADLKIGSLLTAGFESNYYPEIMMNHIYFTALQNGAGLAAALAKGKGRERIYIVEPTGAFENDPNVTDKKFPGNPTRSYRSTAPLKIVGEVTEWIRLTDAELQNWKERIAALRENPDAEIIN
- a CDS encoding carboxylesterase family protein, whose protein sequence is MTIQQHKGIYTFHTSFGKISALKENGVIKAKSIRYARSQRFKKPESLEYTENHKIPEKTPVCPQNVSPLLDRLIQKTDVEQFEPDESPQFLTITRPENFNEDEKLPVIVWIHGGSYEIGCGDLPTSDPSIWVKEQNIIVVSISYRLGLFGFLGGNEERPANLGLYDMIAALEWIKKYINDFGGDSENITLFGQSSGGDAIAHLMISEGTDNLFRRAIIHSAPLGFRINRQKMSSEFYRKTDLLKDEPDPLKMIESYVNFLPSFRKYGLKTSMPFCTQYGYPPLCREEESIAKWKKNAGTYDVLIGSNQDETAFYVKTAKEGIYTYLPHKILNKIVRKTTESIYEKPARIFAENFAAGGGNIYQFVIQSTLQNNYIGASHCVDLPLIFENKEAWKSAELLKDVPWEYIQENGKKLRALWAEFARTGAISEDSERPEILKLRKV
- a CDS encoding SDR family oxidoreductase; this translates as MEQQFNFNNELSGKIALVTGGTKGAGRAIAERLLQAGATVIITARNAPEKENDSLHFIAADLSKAEGSQKVVDEVLSTYGRLDILVNNLGSSETPAGGFAALTDENWESTLKANLLAPVRLDRGFLPQMIDRKNGVIIHIASIQGKLPLYDSTLPYAAAKAGLINYSKSLSNEVTPKGVRVLTVSPGWINTSASVAWLGEIARNANSTVEEAQQGVMDALGGIPYGRPAEPEEVAEFVGFLVSPRARYLTGTNYVIDGGTVPTI
- a CDS encoding SymE family type I addiction module toxin, whose product is MMNSRKIKIHRRYQQSSHHLITVPEIRLRGKWLDELGFGEGKTVHIQQKKNKLTITVSK
- a CDS encoding winged helix-turn-helix transcriptional regulator — translated: MYERKILPNLNCGLDLIGEVLYGKWKIRLLWFISQGHQRPSELQRKIPDATRRVLNIQLKELEDHELITKKIYPVVPPKVEYSLTDFGQTLIPVIATLGNWGDTHEDHLRSVILKRLNVED
- a CDS encoding DUF2461 domain-containing protein, with amino-acid sequence MKKTFEFLKQLEKNNNREWFASHKAEYESAVKENKVFFNKVYAELQKNDHIKGVHIFRIYRDVRFSKDQTPYKTNFGAGYSRVKPMLRGGYYIHLEPGNSFVGGGFWAPDAKDLLRIRKEFEISTQEIDKIISDKTFINYFKEIQGEAVKTAPRGFDKDHPSIDLIRKKQYVVMRKFTDQEVVSEAFQNEAVLTFLAMRPFFDYMSEVLTTHLNGESLI
- a CDS encoding alpha-amylase, with protein sequence MNETMIQYFHWYSEGEGKLWKDAEKNAKYLAELGITSVWFPPAYKGTGGGYSTGYDAYDLYDLGEFDQKETIPTKYGTKDDYIRAIKALKEHNIKIIVDIVLGHKAGGDELETFKALKVDEENRDKIISDEIEIQSYTKFTFPGRGKKYSDFEWNYTCFSGVDYAEGMDSHIFKIKNEYGTDWEEMIDDEKGNYDYLMFNDVEHRNPFVREELNNWAKWYFDQTDFDGVRLDALKHISFDFYKEWLTLLRSNSGKNIFAVGEYWAPGYLSLLQKYIDVTEGCMSLFDSSLQNNFHTASNEGNSYDLRRIFDETLTQADPLHSVSLVDNHDTQHLQDLEAPVEQWFKPLAYALILLRQDGYPCVFYPDLYGAHYVDKDREGNDQEIFLDKVDGIEEMLKVRKNHAYGEQRDYFEDANCLGWVREGDEEHSGCAVVLSNKDAYEKPMEMGERYIGKTFHDALGRFEDKVTIDENGWGNFPVPAGNVSVWIEEELI
- a CDS encoding nuclear transport factor 2 family protein, whose translation is MNLPNVITELVQAQNNFDSTAYANCFTETAVVFDEGKTHNGKTEIENWIDKANKEYQAMMEPLEYSEAEHTLKAEVAGNFPGSPAILTYYYEFEDGLIQSLKIV
- a CDS encoding T9SS type A sorting domain-containing protein, with protein sequence MRQALFFLLIASGIFSAQTTITKAFNDPVTGETASYLSVAGTPDNSATGSGVTFNNASLVLGAASVTSYSTPTSTEITTFPGSTLKMTAPGNTVYYKQSPSKLEITGLVTPDATLNLSSNNGTFISYPAAFGYSETDQAQGTFSSTAANGLCKGTITVSADASGTLILGSSSYTNVLRIKSVQNFNLHLPTDTSFLFPIGSIINTSYSYYNSTYKFPLLTTIQTVINVPLAGINNQTTNAAQALDTANLATEEIMMQDKLKIYPNPAQEFIGFKGVKEKYTTAKIYTPDGRLVKTSDIKSGQVQVSDLTSGSYFIEISGKDNKHRETSKFIKK
- a CDS encoding DUF3575 domain-containing protein — encoded protein: MKKFTLINAFLVLSGLHAQEITTSPSEKMNIIKTNVTAYAFRNINLTYERSINRWLSVNMGFGAMPEGKVPFINSFLSDEDEKRFQNLEAKSFNFTIEPRFYLGAGYGKGFYIAPYYRYSKITSNTFDFYYDYTFSGTTFQIPLKGFGNANGNSGGVMVGAQFFLTASRNLVLDFWIAGAHYGAGKGDFTLTSDIPLTPDMQAELKREIENLDIPYVNYTVETNTNGARVIIDGPWIGFRTGLSVGYRF